A single window of Macaca mulatta isolate MMU2019108-1 chromosome 9, T2T-MMU8v2.0, whole genome shotgun sequence DNA harbors:
- the MRPS16 gene encoding small ribosomal subunit protein bS16m isoform X2 gives MVHLSPLLYKSYRGGHLTIRLALGGCTNRPFYRIVVAHNKCPRDGRFVEQLGSYDPLPNSHGEKIVALNLDRICHWIGCGAHLTKPMEKLLGKTDARFPEQGEERTEQHHFLEDLAPARGRPRTPTPRASVIYSGPRLPRHGSFCGRRKARMRAGGGGWSRPFSACDAGALGILGGKKKQSWVVPGTVGSSCFL, from the exons ATGGTCCACCTCA GTCCTCTCCTCTACAAGTCCTACCGTGGGGGCCACTTAACCATCCGCCTTGCCCTGGGTGGCTGCACCAACCGGCCCTTCTACCGCATTGTGGTTGCTCACAACAAGTGTCCCAGGGATGGCCGTTTCGTAGAGCAGCTGGGATCCTATGATCCATTGCCCAACAGTCATGGAGAAAAAATCGTTGCCCTCAACCTAGACAGGATCTGTCATTGGATTGGCTGCGGGGCCCACCTCACTAAGCCTATGGAAAAGCTTCTGG GTAAGACGGACGCCAGATTTCCAGAGCAAGGGGAGGAGAGAACCGAGCAACATCACTTCCTTGAAGACCTGGCTCCTGCGCGCGGCCGGCCTAGGACTCCGACTCCACGCGCCAGTGTTATTTACTCGGGCCCGCGCCTGCCTCGTCACGGCTCGTTTTGCGGCCGCCGTAAAGCGCGGATGCGCGCGGGCGGGGGGGGGTGGTCACGCCCCTTCAGTGCTTGTGACGCAGGCGCCCTGGGCATTTTGGGCGGGAAAAAGAAGCAGTCCTGGGTTGTACCCGGCACGGTTGGCAGCAGCTGCTTCCTCTGA
- the DNAJC9 gene encoding dnaJ homolog subfamily C member 9 isoform X1 — translation MGLLELCEEVFGTADLYRVLGVRREASDGEVRRGYHKVSLQVHPDRVGEGDKEDATRRFQILGKVYSVLSDREQRAVYDEQGTVDEDSLVLTQDRDWEAYWRLLFKKISLEDIQAFEKTYKGSEEELADIKQAYLDFKGDMDQIMESVLCVQYTEEPRIRSIIQQAIDAGEIPSYNAFVKESKQKMNARKRRAQEEAKEAEMSRKELGLDEGVDSLKAAIQSRQKDRQKEMDNFLAQMEAKYCKSSKGGGKKSLKKEKK, via the exons ATGGGGCTGCTGGAGCTTTGCGAGGAAGTGTTCGGCACCGCCGACCTTTACCGGGTGCTGGGTGTGCGACGCGAGGCTTCCGACGGCGAGGTCCGACGAGGCTACCACAAGGTGTCCCTGCAGGTACACCCGGACCGGGTGGGCGAGGGCGACAAAGAGGACGCCACCCGTCGCTTCCAG ATCCTGGGAAAAGTCTATTCCGTTCTCAGTGACAGAGAACAGAGAGCAGTGTACGATGAGCAGGGAACAGTGGACGAGGACTCTCTTGTGCTCACCCAAGACCGAGACTGGGAGGCGTATTGGCGGCTACTCTTTAAAAAG ATATCTTTAGAGGACATTCAAGCTTTTGAAAAGACATACAAAGGTTCGGAAGAAGAGCTGGCCGATATTAAACAGGCCTATCTGGACTTCAAGGGTGACATGGATCAGATCATGGAGTCTGTGCTTTGCGTGCAGTACACAGAGGAACCTAGGATAAGGAGTATCATTCAGCAGGCTATTGACGCTGGAGAGATCCCATCCTATAATGCCTTTGTCAAAGAATCGAAACAAAAGATGAATGCAAGGAAAAGAAGG GCTCAGGAAGAGGCGAAAGAAGCAGAAATGAGCAGAAAGGAGTTGGGGCTTGATGAAGGCGTGGATAGCCTGAAGGCAGCCATTCAG AGCAGACAAAAGGATCGGCAAAAGGAAATGGACAATTTTCTGGCTCAGATGGAAGCAAAGTACTGCAAATCTTCcaaaggaggagggaaaaaatctctcaagaaagaaaagaaataa
- the MRPS16 gene encoding small ribosomal subunit protein bS16m isoform X1 translates to MVHLSPLLYKSYRGGHLTIRLALGGCTNRPFYRIVVAHNKCPRDGRFVEQLGSYDPLPNSHGEKIVALNLDRICHWIGCGAHLTKPMEKLLGLAGFFPLHPMMITNAERLRRKRACEVLLASQKTDAEATDTEATET, encoded by the exons ATGGTCCACCTCA GTCCTCTCCTCTACAAGTCCTACCGTGGGGGCCACTTAACCATCCGCCTTGCCCTGGGTGGCTGCACCAACCGGCCCTTCTACCGCATTGTGGTTGCTCACAACAAGTGTCCCAGGGATGGCCGTTTCGTAGAGCAGCTGGGATCCTATGATCCATTGCCCAACAGTCATGGAGAAAAAATCGTTGCCCTCAACCTAGACAGGATCTGTCATTGGATTGGCTGCGGGGCCCACCTCACTAAGCCTATGGAAAAGCTTCTGG GTCTTGCTGGCTTTTTCCCTCTGCATCCTATGATGATCACAAATGCTGAGAGACTGCGAAGGAAACGGGCATGTGAAGTCCTCTTAGCTTCTCAGAAAACAGATGCAGAAGCTACAGATACAGAGGCTACAGAAACATAA
- the DNAJC9 gene encoding dnaJ homolog subfamily C member 9 isoform X2 encodes MGLLELCEEVFGTADLYRVLGVRREASDGEVRRGYHKVSLQVHPDRVGEGDKEDATRRFQILGKVYSVLSDREQRAVYDEQGTVDEDSLVLTQDRDWEAYWRLLFKKISLEDIQAFEKTYKGSEEELADIKQAYLDFKGDMDQIMESVLCVQYTEEPRIRSIIQQAIDAGEIPSYNAFVKESKQKMNARKRRAQEEAKEAEMSRKELGLDEGVDSLKAAIQSCRRISGKVHLIFGKKI; translated from the exons ATGGGGCTGCTGGAGCTTTGCGAGGAAGTGTTCGGCACCGCCGACCTTTACCGGGTGCTGGGTGTGCGACGCGAGGCTTCCGACGGCGAGGTCCGACGAGGCTACCACAAGGTGTCCCTGCAGGTACACCCGGACCGGGTGGGCGAGGGCGACAAAGAGGACGCCACCCGTCGCTTCCAG ATCCTGGGAAAAGTCTATTCCGTTCTCAGTGACAGAGAACAGAGAGCAGTGTACGATGAGCAGGGAACAGTGGACGAGGACTCTCTTGTGCTCACCCAAGACCGAGACTGGGAGGCGTATTGGCGGCTACTCTTTAAAAAG ATATCTTTAGAGGACATTCAAGCTTTTGAAAAGACATACAAAGGTTCGGAAGAAGAGCTGGCCGATATTAAACAGGCCTATCTGGACTTCAAGGGTGACATGGATCAGATCATGGAGTCTGTGCTTTGCGTGCAGTACACAGAGGAACCTAGGATAAGGAGTATCATTCAGCAGGCTATTGACGCTGGAGAGATCCCATCCTATAATGCCTTTGTCAAAGAATCGAAACAAAAGATGAATGCAAGGAAAAGAAGG GCTCAGGAAGAGGCGAAAGAAGCAGAAATGAGCAGAAAGGAGTTGGGGCTTGATGAAGGCGTGGATAGCCTGAAGGCAGCCATTCAG AGTTGCAGGAGAATATCTGGCAAGGTGCatttaatatttggaaaaaagatATGA
- the DNAJC9 gene encoding dnaJ homolog subfamily C member 9 isoform X3: MGLLELCEEVFGTADLYRVLGVRREASDGEVRRGYHKVSLQVHPDRVGEGDKEDATRRFQILGKVYSVLSDREQRAVYDEQGTVDEDSLVLTQDRDWEAYWRLLFKKISLEDIQAFEKTYKGSEEELADIKQAYLDFKGDMDQIMESVLCVQYTEEPRIRSIIQQAIDAGEIPSYNAFVKESKQKMNARKRRAQEEAKEAEMSRKELGLDEGVDSLKAAIQVLVFQHVNGWC; this comes from the exons ATGGGGCTGCTGGAGCTTTGCGAGGAAGTGTTCGGCACCGCCGACCTTTACCGGGTGCTGGGTGTGCGACGCGAGGCTTCCGACGGCGAGGTCCGACGAGGCTACCACAAGGTGTCCCTGCAGGTACACCCGGACCGGGTGGGCGAGGGCGACAAAGAGGACGCCACCCGTCGCTTCCAG ATCCTGGGAAAAGTCTATTCCGTTCTCAGTGACAGAGAACAGAGAGCAGTGTACGATGAGCAGGGAACAGTGGACGAGGACTCTCTTGTGCTCACCCAAGACCGAGACTGGGAGGCGTATTGGCGGCTACTCTTTAAAAAG ATATCTTTAGAGGACATTCAAGCTTTTGAAAAGACATACAAAGGTTCGGAAGAAGAGCTGGCCGATATTAAACAGGCCTATCTGGACTTCAAGGGTGACATGGATCAGATCATGGAGTCTGTGCTTTGCGTGCAGTACACAGAGGAACCTAGGATAAGGAGTATCATTCAGCAGGCTATTGACGCTGGAGAGATCCCATCCTATAATGCCTTTGTCAAAGAATCGAAACAAAAGATGAATGCAAGGAAAAGAAGG GCTCAGGAAGAGGCGAAAGAAGCAGAAATGAGCAGAAAGGAGTTGGGGCTTGATGAAGGCGTGGATAGCCTGAAGGCAGCCATTCAG